GTTGGAATGATCTGTCGATCAAAAGGACACATCCGGTACAACAATGCCGTCCTCCAAACTGTTTGTGTCAGGCAGTTAACAGTATTTGATCTCTTTTAGTCGGTGGCATTACAAAAAGGCCACACAAATCCACctaaattttgatttgattgattTCAGGAGTCAAAGCAAGGAAATTTGAGATATGGGTAGGCTCCATAAGCCATGATTGGTGCTTTGGATCGTCACTACTTTCACACCGGTGAACGTGACCGACATTGCAGGTACAAATTATGCTAATTGATCAAAGTAGTGTGTTTACTTTTATTTGCACTCGAGTTAGTATCATCTTTTTCGTATAATAATTTTAGAATATCAAATTGTCGGAATAAAAAAGTACCACCAACCTTCTTTTTCAATCATCACTAAAACTTGGATGGATCTGAATAATTAGTGGATCtgtctttttcttcctttaaaGATCAAATGGTCCTATTGTGGCAAATGGAGAAAAGAGGATCATATCCTAAAGTTTGTAATGAAGACTATAAGCGaagaaaacatgcatttttaagCATTTGAATGCACAATGTGAGTTTGGGAATGCCTACAACTGTTGTATACAACCGACATCTCACATCCAACTCTTAACGTGCAGATCACGTGACAAACGGATTTGAGAGGTTGGTTCTATACAAGGGTGTTGTAAGGAAGAATTCCACATATATGGAGTACACTACGCAGGGTATGAACAATGAACTTATTATAGAACCAGAATTAGAGTCAAAACGACGAATTTCTTTACTATGTAGAGAATTTAGACAGACATCTAGCTAGTCAACTACAGGTACCCTACTTCATATTACATCAGTCACAGATTTCTGACTCCTTGCTAGTCGCCTATAGGTGCCGGGCGCCCTCTAcaacaaaaattgaaaccctCACAGCTGTTTAATTCACCGAGCAATCCTTTCTTCTTTCGCTTGAAGGGCCTCCACTTCCTCGGTTGATAGAAGATCAACGATGGGTTCGTATACATCCCACTCCTTTCTTTTCCTGATACATTTGGGAGCAAAGTGGCAAACCACTATCAGTATTTCAAGTTTCACTTTTTTTAACtctaagaataaaaaaaatgttaaacacAAGGTACTGAATTAAATCATATCAACCAGAGGGCTGTCATTAGATAAAATGATGTTCCAAAGCTGGAGGGTGAATAAACCCTTGATATTGAACATATAATATAGGGGAAGCTATCAGTGGACAAACTCTTAAGACTGATTGAGCAATTTGGTACAACCTTGCACCGTCTTCTTCACTTAAAAGGGTGAATTTGGAGACGTGTGTAGGAATTAATATCCATATGTATCTCGAAAGGTTAACATTCACATGCTGAAACAATGTATACAACGAAGAGTTTGGTTGATAgccatttcatttttagtttagtttttctTGATAGGGATAGAAGAAATGCATATATGGAGGAATGAGGAATGAAAAAGGgtggagggaagagagagagatgaaggagaatgtaagaaaagaaaacctccaaaaaattgttttcagtttttagtttttagttttcattttgagTACTCTTCTATGCACATTTCTTCCAGTTCCAACCACCCTTCATCCTTTTTTTCCTCCCATATATTTCCCTCTGTTCCTAACAAAAAGGTGAAAACTGAAATGGTTACCAAACAGGCTTTAGTTTCATCTCCTGTTTCTATGGAGGATTTCAATACGTTAAACTTACAGAGTTGTTGATAGCAGATTTTAGTAAATAGCCATATGCAGACGACTAAATCCTTCATTTATTGAAATAAGTATGACAGTACTAATTTATAGGTACAGAATAGAGGCCATAGTCTTTGTGGTCAAGCATTTTCCTCCTCAAAGTAGATCAAGACAGGAGTGAACTGGTGATTTTTAGGTTGACAAGTAAGAAAATTACAGTTCGATAGTGTAGCTATTCCGGGAGTATTAAGGCAAAAGAAGCTATAGAAAGTATATGGTCTTGGTCTTTGGGAGGCCAGTAAAAGGATGGTGTAAAAGGGTGGCTGTACCCTCGTGAAGAAACTAACTACCAGGTTGAATGCTAAAAGAATCATGCCCCTAGAAACTATTGCCAAAACAAGAACAACTTATTGGGCACTACCAAAAAAATGGCCACAATTCATGCATAAAATCCAATGAACAGCAATTGCAGCATTTTAGTTTATTTAACATACACCATGAAACTTTCCAAttgcagcaaaaaaaaaaaaaacaatttcaaaaagTTAGTGTGGTAAGAGACATACCGAACAACACTAGATCTGTGACCAAATAGCTTCACCAGGTCCAATCCAGTACTACCTACTttactgagagagagagagagagagataggagaATTAATCACACACAAATTATATAATAGCATGTAggctttaccatttattttcttCCTATCTTACTTAATTACGTAAATTGTGCACAACAGCCAGGAAAGGGGaaaaaacttttattttgaaaaaaccACAAACCTGACTGGAGTATACTCAGCTCCACGGCGTCCCTTCTTGTTAATTCTGGTTTCTCTTACTGAAGCTACACTTTGAACTACAATCTAGAAGATGAAATACAAAAGGACCATAGTAAATGAGTACAGATTAAAGTGTTCATTCACATAACTTGCGATATTTAGCTCATAAGGTAgcataaatgaaaagaaaaatcaaagaagcaaCAAAATCTAACCTCATACAGTTGTTCTCTAATTGAAAAGGCAATTGCAGGCTGCAAAAAGAGAATATCTTATTTTAGCAAACTGAAAAGACACTAACGTTCCAACTTGACACAAACTAAAGCCTTGACCAAAATTAATTGAACTTAAGTGTCAACCAAATTTGCAATCATTCAAAAgttcttaaattttttatagagTACGATGTCTTACCCCAACTTCAGGGTCTTGAATACCTAAGTCCGCGCAAAAAGTTTTAGCAAACTCTTCAGGATCACTTTCAAAGTTGTTCAAGTCCTGAAATCCATTGAACATGTACAAACCCACATTGTAAGAGCAGGGCATTGAAATGATAAGATAACAGAAGAACTCTTTGAAGCTTACCCATAAAAACTGGTCCCTAATGACAGTGCGGTTCACTCGAAGATCAAGCTGAGAATAGAACAACAtcaataatatttaaaaaatggaaAGGTTGTTACTTTCCATTGTAGATAACCATGTCATAATATGATAAAAGTTAACCTTAATCGGAACAATCCTCTCGACGGTGTACATGTCTTGCCCCTCAAATGATCGAAATTCAACAATTTGTGACTGATATCAGACAACAAGGTAATAACTAATCAGTCCCATTACGTATATAATACAAAATCTGCTGGGGGAAATTAGACATGGTTGAAATGCCAACCTGAATGGCAGAAGCAATGACTGTGATGAAACCCGGAGGAAGCTTCAAGTCTTTCGCTGTCCTTTTCGCAAACACCACAATCTCCGAGTCAGGGTCTGTCACCAAATTCATCAAACATCAAACCCCAAGTTtcaaaattcgaaaaaaaaacacacacaaataaataagaaaaatccaAAGAACTACCAGATGGGTTCCAAGTGAAACAGTCTTTGAACCTTTGGCCGTCGATGTCGAGGTCCAAGCGAATTGGTACCAAATTCTGAGCTGTTGGCCTGCCCCATTGTGAAATTTGTCAACATAATCGAAAATTTCCCGGAAAAATCTCATCTTTTCcacgaaaaataaaaattccaggAATTTGAAAAGGACAATCAAAATCTTCAGAAAATTCGAAAAAAATAGAACAATAAGAAGTAAGAAACTCACATTCTGAACTTGACAGGGCCTCTGGAGGAAGCCGACAGCTGGCCTTTCATGgctttctcttctctttctccctcctTGCACCAATTTTTTGATTTCTTCAGTTTACTGGATTTCGGAGCGGCTGACATGCCCGACCCGACTCTTCGCTTTCTTCTTTTTGGCTCGAGTCTCTGAGGTTCCTTCTGCTCGTCTTTATTTGCCGAAAATACCCTTCCAATTGCGTTCTTCCGTATTTTGTTGACGGGCTCGCAAGTTGCGGGTACGTTTGAACCCGACGTCTTCTGATCAATTAGCCCAGCAATTAATTGGATTGGGCCGATGCCCGTCACACCCGCCAGTTGTGTATTaattagtcttttgagttttaacaaaaaaaatcatcctataattttatttaataataaagacaaaagaaaaaaaacaaaaaccaaaaaaaacctaattaaaGGCGCGTGCAAGGAGCATCTGACCAATCATTAGTTGCATAAGCCCTTGACATAATCCAAGCATATTTTATtcttctaaaattaaaatttcaaaatgaaGTGGGTTCCGTTCGATTCAGAACCACATCTAGGGCGAATATGTTTGGGAGGGAGTCGGTCAGGTGTGGGTTTGGATGGTTGGGCGTAGGGGTGGGGCAACTTCATTTACAACATCATTGGACTCATCACCCATTTTTCTAGTAATGATATTGAGCTATTAGCCATGGATGACTTTAACGGTGTGGATTTTGATCtctatcatgtttttttttttttttttttaataatcttttTATTGCATTCTAGTGAAATAACTTGAAAATCTAGGACGATCATCtatcattaagtttcataaacagtgtagaaTGTTTCATAAACAGTATCGTACCAtcaagtttcataaacaatgtagcACAATTAAGTTTCCTAAACAATGTAGTACTAATAAGTtttataaacagtgtagtaagtttcataaacagtttgtGTGAGGGGCGCGGGTCCAcacgtcaaattttttttttaatattaaaattatgtctttttcattaaaatttaagtttttttgttctttttattaaaatttaaaagtttttcattaaaatttaagtctttttcattaaataaagttatagcatgattttttattaagaaaaacttagtCTAAGCCTTTTTCATGAaagttcctttttttattatctACAAGCCAAATGTTAAAAGAACAAGGTAACTTTCATGAAAAGGATTTggactaagtttattttaacaaaaaaatcattctaaaactttatttaattgaaaaaaaaaaaaggaattgttattggcactccaaaattctcattttgcactccaaactttctatatttagaaagaaaaaaacattttggagagtgtataatgagatttttagagtgctaataacagtttccaaaaaaaaaaaataaatattaatgaaaaacctttaaattttaataaaaatgacaaaataacttaaattttaatgaaaatgacacaattttaattataaaaaaataaaaaataaataaaaaaaacatcacATGTAAGATTCATGTGTTCATTACAGACGTTGTTTATAAAAttgaacactatttatgaaaccgaacagtactacactatttattggtccaatttaataaatagtgtctatttcttggtccactttcataaatagtgtctaattCTTGATcgtgtttcataaatagtgcttAGTTATtaggtccagtttcataaataatgtatagTGATTGGTACAATTTTATAAATAGTATCTCTTTCttggtctagtttcataaatagatGTCTAGTTATTGGTCCACGTTCATAAAAAGTGTCTAGTTCTTGATCATGTTTCATAAAATATTGTCTAGTTCttagtccagtttcataaatattatATAGTTCAGTTTTATAAATACTTTCCACCTATTGATTTAGTTTTGGAAATAATGActaattcttgtttttgtttcataaatagtgtctacttattagttcagttttataaatagtgtttacTTATTGGTTCAATTTCATAATGTTTGAAACTTAGACCATTTTTGGTCTTGTAAAAGCATCCATTGCGCCGAAAATAATGAACCCATAAATGATCATTTAAATCAAAATCTTGAGAATATTATGTTctcaataattatatttaaaaagctgttttcaattaccaaattaaaatttccTTACTTTTTTGACATACCTACAGTAATAAATGTAGCTCTCCATCCAATTTCTTGAGCTTGGGTGTCATCTTGGAGAAAATTTTCCTTATGCCaggaacacaagtggtacaccatgtgttattatgtaagtggtgggaaattttattttttatgttattaattttttaacacatgaATCTCACAACTTGTATAGAGACATGTGGTATACCACCCCATGTTCCAAgcatattgaaattttttttgtcatctTAACTACTGTTgggaaacaacacaacaaaaattaaattggagaatgtaattcaatttgaagtctttttcttattctaagaaaaataataataataataataatctattAACGTAGCTTACAATGGGAGAAAAAAGTGGAGAGTGGAGGGGGGTTGGGAGGGGGGATGCGCCCGGCGCAAGTTGggttttcatgtgtttttttttttttttaataatttttttgtccttatcattaaataaagtaagtggatgtttttttattaaaatgtaaagatttgaagtcattttcattaattttcctaaagAAGAAATCATGTATTTTTTGTTGGTATGTTTTTTTAGGGACCTTTAATAAAAACAACTCTtaagataaaataataataataataataataataaacacttaataaaaatttgtagtaataagaacaaataaatatatCATACACGACATGATTGGGATTGATCAAAGAAAACATTCAGGTGAAGTTTAGTGACAACTAGCAACGATGCCCGCGCGTTGTTGCGGGATTAGATATGTATTCAAAGTTATGCAAATTCATTCACTTCATAAGCAATGTTTGAGTGAAGAACCGAGCATTACAAATAAAAAGTATAATGAAAATTTAACTTGACAAAGAGACCTCAATGATCTAGCTCAATTCATCATTCAAGACTTGGTCAAACTATGATTCGCTCACTCTATccctaaacaaaagaaaaccaaaccaaGTTGAGCAAGAATTATGCACGATCTTTGTGAAACTATATAATGAATGATACAACATTGTTAAACAAACATGGACTGGAGCTGATCTTAAACTTCACTTAAAAGAGAAGTGGCAAATACAGTTCACTTCAGATGCTAACTTAATGTTTCATCATTCAAATGATATTGCTTTTGAACCAAAGTATGTGGAAAAAATAGTGGAAACCTGATTAGCAATTACCACTTCCAGCAGTACCGCGCTGCTAAGTTTTACTCTTCAAATCTCCAACAAATAAGCTCCTCTGTAATTTCTACCAGAGcactaaactaaaaaaaaattggtacatagACGAAGAGTTAAGACTACCTACCATAAATCAATTAAGAACTACAATGATGTGACAATCCGCATGTATAACCTATGCGTCCATCGTTATAGGTTTAATAAAAATaccattattttaaaataatggaTGATTCAATTTTAACCTTAAAATCAAGACCATCTCCAGTTCTTggcaaatcaaatttcaataaatagCCACATAtgtgaaataaacaaaaagaaacagatATCAGAGAATAATAGCTTACCATCAACAAAGATCTTGCTACTGTCTTTGGAGGTTTGGAggctttttttttatgttcgtatactattaaaaacaaaaaacatatgtTAGTAAAAAGCAAATAGCATTGACAACTGATTTgaaaaacaaacagaaacatgaaaagaaagaaaaaaaaaaaaaaaaaaaggagtgactTCTAAAGCTTTTATTTCTCCTGTCAAATGAAATTGATAGTGTATCAGATCTTAGTGTTTTTCCCTGATATAGGATGTACTGTTATTCACTAAGACAAAGATCCAACCTTGACAACCATTAAATGACTCTGCCTGACCATTTTGTTATCATTGGGGGTAATCTCTATCAGAAACATTCTATTCATCTTTTTATTTCAACATAATTTTAACACGTATTGGTCTATAATGTGATTTGTCTTCTTTTCAGTGGACATCTGATTAGAGTTATAGAGtgttccttctttttttatttcacatataaTACAGGGATTGATCATGACATCTAGCAACTGATAATACATGCATGctctaaaattataaaaagaaaatttaaacacaAAATCCATCTGTAAATCGAAAACAACCTATTTACAACAACACTTACTTGATTTGTTGCGTGAGCGCTCTTAGGAGCTTTATCAGAGTGCTCCAACCCAAGGTGCTGCTCCCATGCACCATCAACATCTCTTCTCTGAGGAAAACAAAGGCCATAACAACGGAATTAAAAAATTCAGACACACTAAGAAAGACGAAAAACTCACCAGGAGACTCTAGGTTATGTGGGTAAGAAATGGATTTcgatcaaattaagaaaaaaggcAAAAAACTTCTAACAGCTCAACGATTTCCAAggaaaagtaaattaatttctgaaagaaaatagaaaaaataaagtaCATGCAGAAAATCAAACATATCAACTTCCACACTAATCCAAAGCACAATTAATTGCatgaatattaaattaaacatgCAAATAATGAGATTGAATGTGCGAACCTGAACAAAACAACGAAATTGATGACGGCGCGAGCATGGCTGAGATGGCTGAGATCACAGCGCGGTAATTAC
This Pyrus communis chromosome 6, drPyrComm1.1, whole genome shotgun sequence DNA region includes the following protein-coding sequences:
- the LOC137737928 gene encoding chromatin structure-remodeling complex protein BSH isoform X2 codes for the protein MSAAPKSSKLKKSKNWCKEGEREEKAMKGQLSASSRGPVKFRMPTAQNLVPIRLDLDIDGQRFKDCFTWNPSDPDSEIVVFAKRTAKDLKLPPGFITVIASAIQSQIVEFRSFEGQDMYTVERIVPIKLDLRVNRTVIRDQFLWDLNNFESDPEEFAKTFCADLGIQDPEVGPAIAFSIREQLYEIVVQSVASVRETRINKKGRRGAEYTPVSKVGSTGLDLVKLFGHRSSVVRKRKEWDVYEPIVDLLSTEEVEALQAKEERIAR
- the LOC137737928 gene encoding chromatin structure-remodeling complex protein BSH isoform X1, with the protein product MSAAPKSSKLKKSKNWCKEGEREEKAMKGQLSASSRGPVKFRMPTAQNLVPIRLDLDIDGQRFKDCFTWNPSDPDSEIVVFAKRTAKDLKLPPGFITVIASAIQSQIVEFRSFEGQDMYTVERIVPIKLDLRVNRTVIRDQFLWVSFKEFFCYLIISMPCSYNVGLYMFNGFQDLNNFESDPEEFAKTFCADLGIQDPEVGPAIAFSIREQLYEIVVQSVASVRETRINKKGRRGAEYTPVSKVGSTGLDLVKLFGHRSSVVRKRKEWDVYEPIVDLLSTEEVEALQAKEERIAR